The sequence below is a genomic window from Anopheles cruzii chromosome 3, idAnoCruzAS_RS32_06, whole genome shotgun sequence.
CGTGTAACGGCGGCCGAAGGAGGATACGGAACCATGAGAACGAAACCGTTTCTCCTCATCCTGACGTGCGTGGTAATGACCACGTTTCTTCTGATCCTCTTCAGTTCCGCCGGCCAGCAGAATGATTCGCTGAAAAGCATCGTCTCCCAGACGCACCAACAGTTCCGCAACTTCAAGGTGAGAAGCAGAAGTTGGAATTTCCGTTAACAATTTCCTTTACTCTGATTTCTTTCCCGGCCCGTTTCAGAAAAATCTCCGTGAATCCAACAGTGACCCCCGGCCAGAGATCGATCCGAAGTACCTGGCACAGCTTGGTTTCACGCAACCACTGTACAATGGGAGCCGAGCGAACTTCACGATCGTCACGTACGCGCTGCCGGGCGATCTGGCTTCGACGGTGCTGTACGTGCAGAGCATGGCGCTGAAGCTGCCCAACCAGGCGCTGTTGGTGTACGATCTCGGTCTGAGCGAGACGGATCTGCACACACTGCAAGCGTTCTGCAACAGTTCCACGGCGCACTGCACCGTGGTAACGTACGATCTGAGCCCACTGCCGGCGCACGTGGCCGACCGAAGCATGCACGCCTTCCGGCCAATCCTTATCCACGATGCGCTTGCCCGCTCGAAGGTGATCCTGTTCACCGAGAACAACGTCCGGTTGCGGGGCGGTCGCAATAGTGCGCGAGACATCGAGGAGATGCGGGTACGGACGGAAAACAGCAGCTCCGGTGTGCTGGGTTGTGCCACGAAGCAGCCCGTTACCAGCCGGACCCATCCGAAGATGTTCGAGTACTTTGAGATTGCGGTGGACAACTTTTTCTTCCTGCCCATGACGTCGCTCGAGTTTGTGTTCTTTCGCAACAGTGCGACGGTCAACGAGAAGGTGCTCCTGCCGTGGGTCCGCTGTGCGCTGACACTCGAGTGTCTGCATCCGATCGGTTAGTGCGTCCGTTGATGGGGCTCGTTTGGGAATCCGTTGCTCAACTGTTCCATTATTCTCCCGTCTTGCGTTAGGTGCTCAATCTGGTGGCTGCAAGTACAACAAGAAACCGCTCTATCGGTACTCCGGCTGTCACGCGTACGATACGTGTGCGTTTAACATCATTCTCGGCATGACGTTCGGGTACGACGAGAGCAACTACTCGAACCAGGATCTCGCGAATCTCTACTACCTGGAAACGCTCGAGCAAGCGACCAAGATACTGGAAAACCGGCGGAGAAACATTAGCGACACCTCGGAGCACCCGTTCACGGAGGAATGAGGCGGCAAGGAGTGAAGGACCGGTAAGCGCGGATTCATGGTAGTGGTCCAACTTGGCGTTAACTCCTTTCACTCCGTTGCAGCCATCGGTATATTGCGTTCAGCTTCGCACACCACTTTTAACCTTCTTTCGCCTCGTTCGGTGAGggcaaattaaattaccaaATCATTAACCGACGTAAATAACCATACGCAGAGAGAGCTACACGCAGAACGTGG
It includes:
- the LOC128273836 gene encoding uncharacterized protein LOC128273836, with translation MRTKPFLLILTCVVMTTFLLILFSSAGQQNDSLKSIVSQTHQQFRNFKKNLRESNSDPRPEIDPKYLAQLGFTQPLYNGSRANFTIVTYALPGDLASTVLYVQSMALKLPNQALLVYDLGLSETDLHTLQAFCNSSTAHCTVVTYDLSPLPAHVADRSMHAFRPILIHDALARSKVILFTENNVRLRGGRNSARDIEEMRVRTENSSSGVLGCATKQPVTSRTHPKMFEYFEIAVDNFFFLPMTSLEFVFFRNSATVNEKVLLPWVRCALTLECLHPIGAQSGGCKYNKKPLYRYSGCHAYDTCAFNIILGMTFGYDESNYSNQDLANLYYLETLEQATKILENRRRNISDTSEHPFTEE